A genomic segment from Bosea sp. OAE506 encodes:
- a CDS encoding TspO/MBR family protein, which yields MGAGRLHVTIMSTPPSLAPARPRPFWIDALIAILPVVAVSLLGNAVTIPQVLTWYPTIAKPPFNPPNWVFGPVWTTLFALMAYGVWRILRLPAGTPGRARAMIAYHVQLALNLAWSCVFFGLNSPLGGLLVIVPFLAMILVTIALFARLDRLAANLQWPYVAWVSFATLLNVSIWWLNR from the coding sequence ATGGGCGCAGGGCGCCTCCATGTCACGATCATGAGCACGCCGCCATCCCTCGCGCCCGCACGTCCCCGCCCGTTCTGGATCGACGCCCTGATCGCGATCCTGCCCGTCGTCGCGGTGTCGCTGCTCGGCAATGCCGTCACCATCCCGCAGGTCCTGACCTGGTACCCGACGATCGCCAAGCCGCCCTTCAACCCGCCCAACTGGGTGTTCGGCCCGGTCTGGACGACGCTGTTCGCGCTGATGGCCTATGGCGTCTGGCGCATCCTGCGGCTGCCGGCGGGCACGCCGGGGCGGGCCAGGGCGATGATCGCCTATCACGTGCAGCTCGCGCTCAACCTCGCCTGGTCCTGCGTCTTCTTCGGCCTCAACAGCCCGCTCGGCGGCCTGTTGGTGATCGTGCCCTTCCTGGCGATGATCCTGGTCACGATCGCTCTCTTTGCCCGGCTGGATCGTCTGGCCGCGAATCTGCAATGGCCCTATGTCGCCTGGGTCTCGTTTGCGACGCTGCTGAACGTCTCGATCTGGTGGCTGAACCGCTAA
- a CDS encoding response regulator: MSRILVVDDEEPLRTLVARGLAMDGHSCLTAADGAEALDTLIAEGGHFDLLLTDIRMPLMDGIALALAAKQAFPDLPIMLMTGYAEQRERARSLDAIVEEVMTKPFTIAELRSTVLKVIERSIG; this comes from the coding sequence ATGTCGCGTATTCTGGTGGTCGATGACGAGGAGCCGCTGCGGACGCTGGTGGCCCGCGGCCTGGCCATGGACGGCCATTCCTGCCTGACGGCGGCCGACGGCGCCGAGGCGCTCGACACGCTGATCGCCGAGGGCGGGCATTTCGACCTGCTCTTGACCGACATCCGCATGCCGCTGATGGACGGGATCGCGCTGGCGCTGGCCGCCAAACAGGCCTTTCCGGACCTGCCGATCATGCTGATGACCGGCTATGCCGAGCAGCGCGAGCGCGCCCGCAGCCTCGACGCCATCGTGGAGGAGGTGATGACCAAGCCCTTCACCATCGCCGAACTGCGCAGCACGGTGTTGAAAGTGATCGAACGCTCGATCGGCTGA
- the hpt gene encoding hypoxanthine phosphoribosyltransferase, whose amino-acid sequence MSEPRRIRVLYDEATIARRNEEMAAAIAATAPADLLVVAVLKGSFMFVADLIRAMHRVGMTPQVEFVHLSSYRAATVSSGQVEILRDVQSDVRGREVLLVDDILESGRTLAFAKDLLAARGAAKVSSAVLLEKPGKRAVNIVAEHVGFECPDYFVVGYGMDVAHSYRQLPYVGVIETADQAGLPGI is encoded by the coding sequence ATGTCGGAGCCACGGCGCATCAGGGTGCTGTACGACGAAGCGACGATCGCGCGCCGCAACGAGGAGATGGCGGCTGCGATCGCCGCGACGGCCCCGGCCGACCTGCTCGTGGTCGCGGTCCTCAAGGGCAGTTTCATGTTTGTCGCCGACCTGATCCGCGCCATGCACCGCGTCGGCATGACGCCGCAGGTCGAGTTCGTGCATCTCTCGAGCTACCGCGCGGCCACCGTCTCCTCCGGCCAGGTCGAGATCCTGCGCGATGTGCAAAGCGACGTCCGCGGGCGCGAGGTGCTGCTCGTCGACGACATCCTGGAATCGGGCCGTACGTTGGCCTTCGCCAAGGACCTGCTCGCGGCGCGCGGCGCCGCCAAGGTGTCCTCCGCCGTTCTGCTGGAGAAGCCTGGCAAGCGTGCGGTCAATATCGTGGCCGAGCATGTCGGCTTCGAATGCCCGGACTATTTCGTTGTCGGCTATGGCATGGATGTTGCCCATTCCTATCGGCAGCTGCCCTATGTCGGCGTCATCGAAACCGCCGACCAGGCCGGCCTCCCGGGGATCTGA